In Streptomyces sp. NBC_00683, the DNA window ACCTGTGGAACGACGGCGGCTTCTTCCCCGAAGGCATCGGCGGCACGCTGATGACCCTTCAGATCGTGATGTTCGCCTTCCTCGCGGTCGAGCTGGTCGGTGTCACCGCCGGCGAGTCCAAGGACCCCAAGACCGTTCTCCCCAAGGCCATCAACACCGTGCCGTGGCGCATCGCCGTCTTCTACGTCGGCGCGCTGATCATGATCCTGTCCGTGGTGCCGTGGAGCACGTTCGAGCCGGGCGTCTCGCCGTTCGTCGCCGCGTTCGAGCAGATGGGCCTCGGCGTCGGCGCCGCGATCGTCAACTTCGTCGTCCTCACCGCGGCGCTCTCCTCCTGCAACTCCGGCATGTACTCCACCGGACGCATGCTGCGGGACCTCGCGCTCAACGGGCAGGGGCCGAAGTCCTTCACCAAGCTGACGAAGAACGGCCTCCCGCTCGTCGGAACCACCTTCTCGGCCGGGCTGATGCTCGTCGGCGTGTGGATCAACTACCAGTGGCCGGGCGAGGCGTTCAACTACGTCGTCTCCTTCGCGACCATCTCCGGCATGTGGGCCTGGATCATGATCCTGGTCTGCCAGCTCCGCTACCGCGCCAAGGCCGACCGCGGCGAGCTGCCCCAGTCCACCTTCAAGGCTCCCGGCGCCCCGTTCAGCAGCTGGTTCGCGCTCGCGTTCATCGGCCTGGTGATCGTGATGATGGCCGTCGACAAGGACGCCCGGATCTCGCTGTAC includes these proteins:
- a CDS encoding amino acid permease, giving the protein MTSAQVDDKGQPGRQAVDTDTTGEGYQRGLGARQIQMIAIGGAIGTGLFLGAGKAIDRAGPSLILAYAIAGLVIFFIMRALGELLMYRPVSGSFSEYAREFLGPFFGFVTGWTYWLFWVVTGITEVTAAATYMTYWWDIPQWLSALVFTIILYGANLISVKLFGELEFWFSMVKVTAIVGMILICAGVLTLGFSDAGDTATVANLWNDGGFFPEGIGGTLMTLQIVMFAFLAVELVGVTAGESKDPKTVLPKAINTVPWRIAVFYVGALIMILSVVPWSTFEPGVSPFVAAFEQMGLGVGAAIVNFVVLTAALSSCNSGMYSTGRMLRDLALNGQGPKSFTKLTKNGLPLVGTTFSAGLMLVGVWINYQWPGEAFNYVVSFATISGMWAWIMILVCQLRYRAKADRGELPQSTFKAPGAPFSSWFALAFIGLVIVMMAVDKDARISLYCAPLWGLILGVSYLVLKSRNPENTSFAKR